A genomic stretch from Limnobacter thiooxidans includes:
- the rseP gene encoding RIP metalloprotease RseP, translating into MLNSIVSFLVALGILVFIHEYGHYAVARFYGVRVIRFSVGFGKPIVRWVNQKTKVEWTISWIPLGGYVRMLDERDPDSLKGHDIDLSESFNRKPVGQRIAVVLAGPLANLILAALIYGFLAYMQPLGLATRVAQPPPNSQAAAIGLQMGDTVIRVNGEDTKNWSEVSWALVKARLFQNDVSVQVNRDNTLVDLAPVSGDQFDVEIGPNLIRELGFNPVEKSVLVRAVNEGSPAAVAGFQSGDILIRVNDVPVETSAQFTELVKRFPEQQIAIEILRNQEQLMLSAVPQAFRAENGESVGRLGLSIGGESFTVNHPLTVLESFTEGVGRMVEVSVFSLAALGKMVTGDLSWNHLSGPVSIASAAGESSSLGILPFFGFLAMVSVSLGILNLLPIPLLDGGHLMYYLAEIVRGKPVDEIWQIRGQKLGILLIGVLTGVAFFNDIQRLL; encoded by the coding sequence ATGCTCAATTCAATTGTTTCGTTTTTGGTCGCTTTGGGTATTCTGGTGTTTATCCACGAATACGGACACTATGCCGTGGCGCGTTTCTATGGCGTCAGGGTAATTCGTTTCTCTGTTGGCTTTGGGAAGCCAATTGTCCGTTGGGTGAACCAGAAAACCAAGGTGGAATGGACCATTTCCTGGATTCCATTGGGTGGCTACGTACGAATGCTGGACGAGCGTGACCCGGATAGCTTGAAGGGCCATGATATTGATTTGTCGGAATCATTCAATAGAAAACCTGTCGGGCAACGAATTGCAGTAGTACTCGCCGGGCCCTTGGCAAACCTGATTCTGGCAGCGCTGATCTATGGCTTTCTCGCCTACATGCAACCCCTCGGTCTCGCAACACGGGTAGCGCAACCCCCGCCCAACAGCCAGGCTGCCGCAATTGGTCTGCAAATGGGTGACACTGTCATTCGAGTGAACGGAGAAGACACCAAGAATTGGAGCGAAGTGTCGTGGGCTTTGGTCAAGGCCCGACTATTTCAGAATGATGTGTCCGTTCAGGTTAATCGTGACAATACCCTCGTTGATCTTGCACCGGTGTCAGGCGATCAGTTTGATGTGGAAATTGGCCCAAACCTGATTCGTGAGCTTGGATTTAATCCCGTTGAGAAAAGCGTACTGGTCCGCGCTGTTAATGAAGGCAGTCCTGCTGCCGTGGCTGGCTTTCAGTCGGGTGACATCCTGATTCGCGTGAATGACGTTCCTGTTGAAACGTCTGCTCAATTCACTGAACTGGTCAAGCGCTTTCCTGAACAACAAATTGCGATAGAAATTCTGAGAAATCAGGAACAATTGATGTTGTCTGCGGTGCCGCAGGCCTTTCGCGCCGAAAACGGTGAATCTGTCGGCCGTCTGGGTTTGTCAATTGGGGGTGAGTCATTCACCGTCAACCACCCGTTGACTGTCCTCGAGTCTTTCACGGAGGGTGTCGGTCGAATGGTTGAAGTCAGCGTATTTTCACTCGCCGCGTTGGGTAAGATGGTCACTGGCGATTTGTCCTGGAACCACTTGAGTGGCCCGGTGTCTATCGCCTCTGCTGCAGGTGAATCTTCGAGCTTGGGAATTCTGCCATTTTTCGGATTTCTAGCCATGGTTTCTGTTAGCCTAGGCATTTTGAATCTTTTGCCAATACCTCTCTTGGACGGTGGGCACTTGATGTATTATTTGGCCGAAATCGTCAGAGGCAAACCCGTGGACGAAATTTGGCAGATCAGAGGTCAAAAACTGGGAATTTTGCTCATTGGCGTATTGACCGGTGTTGCTTTTTTTAATGATATTCAAAGGCTGCTGTAG
- the dxr gene encoding 1-deoxy-D-xylulose-5-phosphate reductoisomerase — MKPQSLLVLGATGTIGVNTLDVVARHPGRFSVYGLAAGANIDLLFKQACVHQPAIVVICDATAFQKWHDNGYDNRLFQALGYQPEVVGSGELAQLCASPEVNTVVAAIVGAAGLKPTLSALKAGKKVLLANKESLVLAGQFMINACKESGATILPVDSEHNAIYQCLPQNFDVARADSFGIERLILTASGGPFRKASLQDLQKVTPAQAVAHPNWVMGRKISVDSATMANKGLELIEALWMFGLPANQLSVLIHPQSIVHSLVEYMDGSLLAQLGCPDMRTPIAHVLGLPDRISSGSPRLNLAQLAHLDFEDPDLSRFPMLGLAFKVLENPDTLAPVFNAANEVAVDLFLREKIAFMDIVRMTEACLSKFAGRPISTLDDAFALDSEVRSHAFQLTEKF; from the coding sequence ATGAAACCGCAATCCTTGCTTGTATTGGGTGCAACCGGCACGATCGGTGTCAACACACTGGATGTTGTTGCCCGTCACCCTGGCCGGTTTTCGGTTTACGGTTTGGCTGCAGGTGCAAATATCGATTTGCTGTTCAAACAAGCTTGTGTTCACCAGCCTGCCATTGTGGTTATTTGCGACGCAACAGCTTTTCAGAAATGGCATGACAATGGCTACGATAATCGATTGTTCCAGGCACTTGGCTATCAACCCGAGGTTGTAGGTTCAGGAGAACTTGCACAACTGTGCGCGAGTCCCGAGGTGAACACGGTGGTGGCTGCCATCGTTGGCGCCGCTGGCTTGAAACCGACGCTGTCAGCCCTGAAGGCTGGTAAAAAAGTGTTGTTGGCCAATAAGGAGTCGCTTGTTTTGGCTGGGCAGTTCATGATCAACGCTTGCAAAGAATCAGGGGCTACAATCTTGCCTGTCGATTCGGAGCACAACGCGATTTATCAATGTTTGCCTCAAAACTTTGACGTTGCACGAGCAGACTCCTTTGGCATCGAACGACTTATTTTGACTGCGTCTGGTGGACCTTTCCGTAAGGCAAGTCTTCAAGATCTTCAAAAAGTAACACCAGCCCAGGCTGTGGCTCACCCTAATTGGGTTATGGGCCGGAAGATTTCTGTAGACAGTGCAACCATGGCCAACAAAGGTCTGGAGTTGATCGAAGCGCTGTGGATGTTTGGCCTGCCGGCAAACCAACTTTCGGTATTGATTCACCCGCAATCGATTGTCCATTCGCTCGTAGAGTACATGGACGGCAGTCTGCTGGCGCAACTTGGTTGCCCGGACATGCGCACGCCCATTGCCCATGTGCTGGGTTTGCCAGACCGGATCAGTTCCGGTTCTCCTCGGTTGAATCTAGCCCAATTGGCACATCTGGATTTTGAAGACCCTGATTTAAGCCGGTTTCCAATGTTGGGCCTGGCCTTCAAGGTACTGGAAAATCCTGACACCTTGGCGCCTGTATTCAATGCGGCCAATGAAGTCGCTGTAGACTTGTTTTTGCGTGAAAAAATTGCATTCATGGACATTGTTCGGATGACCGAAGCTTGTTTATCCAAATTTGCCGGGCGACCCATCTCGACTCTGGATGATGCCTTTGCCCTCGATTCTGAAGTTCGCTCGCACGCCTTTCAGTTGACTGAAAAGTTTTAA
- a CDS encoding phosphatidate cytidylyltransferase: protein MLGTRIITAVILLIVLLAVLTAGGSLGWNIFVLVFLVGAFWEWAKLGRLGAVQSITFAACGGAACASMAWLLDLQVHAYPVLALSCVFWVAFAPWCLRKVSLGVFSKSLPFLAVGFVLISAAGLALILAKSNGVVFLLSTVAICFAADIFAYVFGKTLGKRKLAPSISPGKSWEGAIGGALSVLALSWLVVFMANDFPLLQSSWQVVALERWHPVIFSIWLLILSAYSVVGDLFESMLKRHAGVKDSSQLLPGHGGILDRIDAQLPVLPLAMLLVSAVAS from the coding sequence ATGCTTGGAACGCGCATCATCACGGCTGTGATACTGCTAATTGTCTTGCTTGCTGTTCTCACGGCAGGCGGATCCTTGGGCTGGAACATTTTTGTGTTGGTCTTCTTGGTCGGTGCTTTCTGGGAATGGGCAAAACTGGGCAGGCTGGGTGCAGTACAGTCGATCACTTTTGCAGCCTGTGGCGGGGCAGCCTGTGCTTCAATGGCTTGGCTGCTTGATCTCCAAGTGCACGCTTACCCTGTTTTGGCTTTGTCGTGTGTATTTTGGGTTGCCTTTGCACCGTGGTGTCTAAGAAAGGTTTCCTTGGGTGTTTTTTCGAAATCGCTGCCTTTTCTTGCGGTCGGGTTTGTGTTGATCTCGGCGGCAGGTCTGGCCTTGATTCTTGCTAAATCAAACGGCGTTGTCTTTTTACTAAGCACTGTTGCGATTTGCTTTGCTGCTGATATTTTTGCCTACGTTTTTGGTAAAACGCTTGGAAAACGCAAGCTGGCTCCTTCCATTTCACCTGGCAAAAGCTGGGAGGGAGCAATTGGAGGCGCTTTGAGTGTACTTGCACTCAGCTGGCTAGTTGTATTCATGGCCAACGATTTTCCCTTACTTCAGTCTTCTTGGCAGGTCGTGGCACTTGAGCGCTGGCACCCTGTGATCTTTTCGATTTGGCTTTTGATATTGAGTGCTTACAGCGTGGTAGGTGACCTGTTTGAGTCCATGTTGAAAAGGCACGCTGGTGTCAAAGACAGCAGCCAACTGTTGCCTGGGCATGGTGGCATTCTGGATAGAATTGACGCCCAATTGCCCGTGTTGCCTTTGGCCATGCTATTAGTGTCTGCTGTTGCAAGTTGA
- a CDS encoding isoprenyl transferase, with translation MTNHTSSTLDVPQTSSIPKHVAIVMDGNGRWAKTRMMPRVAGHKRGVDAVRRTVQACCELGVEHLTLFAFSSENWRRPAEEVSLLMRLFIRVLRIDVESMHRENIKLQVIGDTSMFEPELRAAIESAQDLTKNNTRLHLNIAANYGGRWDILQATRKMISSNPHLAANPNLITEQDLAPHLCLQNSPEPDLFIRTGGEQRVSNFLLWQMAYTEFYFTEKFWPDFGKPMLLEAIDSYNNRERRFGRTSEQIQPPLVQVRQSAQ, from the coding sequence ATGACAAATCACACCAGCTCAACTCTGGATGTTCCGCAAACATCCAGCATTCCAAAACACGTTGCAATTGTGATGGACGGCAATGGTCGTTGGGCGAAAACCCGCATGATGCCACGCGTAGCGGGGCACAAGCGTGGAGTGGACGCTGTAAGGCGCACCGTTCAGGCTTGCTGTGAGCTCGGTGTAGAACATTTGACCTTGTTTGCATTTTCCTCGGAAAACTGGCGCAGGCCAGCCGAGGAAGTGTCTCTTTTGATGAGACTTTTCATTCGGGTTTTAAGAATTGATGTTGAATCCATGCACAGGGAAAACATCAAGCTCCAAGTAATTGGCGACACCAGCATGTTCGAACCCGAATTGCGTGCGGCAATTGAATCCGCGCAGGATCTGACCAAGAACAACACTCGTTTGCATCTGAACATTGCTGCCAATTACGGGGGGCGATGGGACATTTTGCAGGCTACCCGAAAAATGATCAGCAGTAATCCGCATTTGGCTGCAAACCCGAATTTGATTACTGAGCAGGATTTGGCTCCTCATTTGTGTCTGCAAAATAGCCCTGAGCCGGACTTGTTCATTCGCACAGGGGGAGAGCAAAGGGTGTCAAATTTCTTGCTTTGGCAGATGGCGTACACCGAATTTTACTTTACAGAAAAATTTTGGCCCGATTTTGGCAAGCCCATGCTGCTCGAGGCCATTGATTCCTATAACAACAGAGAACGTCGCTTTGGTCGTACTTCGGAACAGATCCAACCCCCATTGGTTCAAGTTAGACAGTCTGCCCAGTGA
- the frr gene encoding ribosome recycling factor has protein sequence MSVANIRKTTEEKMVKSIESLKTDLQKVRTGRAHTGILDHVQVDYYGSMVPISQVANLSLADARTIVVQPWEKNMANAVEKAIRESDLGLNPASMGETIRVPMPALTEERRRELTKFIKGEGEQTKVAIRNLRRDANEAFKRLVNDKEISEDDDRRAQAEIQKLTDKFVAEVDQVLQAKEAEIMTV, from the coding sequence ATGAGCGTTGCAAACATTCGAAAAACAACCGAAGAAAAAATGGTGAAATCCATTGAGTCTTTGAAGACCGATTTGCAAAAGGTGCGCACAGGCCGTGCGCATACTGGCATTCTTGACCACGTGCAGGTGGATTACTATGGTTCCATGGTGCCCATTTCTCAGGTTGCTAACCTGAGTTTGGCCGATGCCCGAACCATTGTGGTTCAGCCATGGGAAAAGAATATGGCCAATGCTGTGGAAAAGGCAATTCGGGAATCTGATCTGGGCCTTAATCCTGCATCGATGGGCGAAACCATCCGTGTTCCCATGCCTGCGTTGACGGAAGAGCGTCGCCGTGAGTTGACCAAGTTCATCAAGGGTGAAGGTGAGCAAACCAAAGTTGCAATTCGCAACCTGCGCCGAGATGCCAATGAGGCATTCAAGCGCTTGGTCAATGACAAGGAGATCTCGGAAGATGATGACCGTCGTGCACAGGCCGAGATCCAGAAACTGACTGACAAGTTTGTTGCCGAAGTGGATCAGGTGCTTCAGGCCAAAGAAGCTGAAATCATGACGGTGTAA
- the pyrH gene encoding UMP kinase yields MAAYKRVLLKLSGEALMGDDSYGINRQTIERMVAEVSEVSASGVELAVVIGGGNIFRGIAPGAAGMDRATADYMGMMATVMNALALQDAFRRAGVEARVQSALNIEQVVEPYIRPKAIRYLEEGKIVIFAAGTGNPFFTTDTAAALRGSEIGAEVVLKATKVDGIYTADPNKDPTATRYETISFNEAISKNLEVMDATAFALCRDQKLPIRVFSINKPGALNRAVAGENEGTLVHM; encoded by the coding sequence ATGGCAGCATACAAGCGCGTGTTACTTAAATTGTCGGGTGAAGCCCTGATGGGCGACGACTCCTACGGCATCAATCGCCAGACCATCGAACGGATGGTGGCAGAAGTTTCTGAAGTGTCAGCCTCCGGAGTCGAGCTGGCTGTTGTAATCGGTGGCGGAAACATTTTCCGTGGAATTGCCCCCGGGGCTGCTGGCATGGACCGGGCAACCGCGGACTACATGGGCATGATGGCCACCGTCATGAATGCGTTGGCTTTGCAGGATGCATTTCGGCGTGCCGGGGTTGAAGCCAGGGTGCAATCCGCATTGAATATCGAGCAGGTCGTGGAACCTTACATCCGCCCAAAGGCGATACGTTACCTTGAAGAAGGGAAAATCGTCATTTTTGCGGCTGGTACAGGCAACCCGTTTTTCACAACAGACACTGCCGCTGCGCTGCGTGGATCTGAAATTGGTGCTGAGGTTGTTCTGAAAGCCACCAAGGTGGATGGCATTTACACCGCAGATCCAAATAAAGACCCGACAGCAACGCGATACGAGACAATCTCGTTTAACGAAGCAATTTCCAAAAATCTCGAAGTGATGGACGCTACAGCGTTTGCGCTATGTCGTGACCAGAAACTTCCCATACGGGTGTTTTCCATCAATAAGCCAGGCGCTTTAAACCGCGCGGTAGCTGGTGAAAACGAGGGCACCTTGGTGCACATGTAA
- the tsf gene encoding translation elongation factor Ts produces the protein MAEITAAMVKVLREKTDAPMMECKKALTEAAGDMDKAEELLRVKLGSKAGKAAARVTAEGLVGIYINDSNKLGTIVEVNCETDFVAKNDDFLAFVANVAKLIADNNPTDVEALSALPLGEGTVESVRAALIGKIGENMSVRRFKRVEAKGSLSSYIHGGRIGVLVDYTGSDDNVGKDVALHIAATKPKALHESGVPQEDIDRERSVAKAKAIESGKPADIAEKMVDGSIKKYLKEVALLSQPFVKDDKLTVEAMLKSKNSEVNSFDLFIVGEGIEKKVNDFAAEVAAQAAAAAAGR, from the coding sequence ATGGCTGAAATTACAGCAGCAATGGTGAAAGTTCTGCGCGAAAAAACCGACGCGCCCATGATGGAATGCAAGAAAGCGTTGACCGAAGCCGCAGGCGATATGGACAAAGCTGAAGAACTCCTGCGCGTAAAGCTGGGTAGCAAGGCTGGGAAAGCCGCTGCACGCGTAACCGCAGAAGGTCTAGTCGGGATTTATATCAATGATTCCAATAAGCTGGGAACGATTGTTGAAGTAAACTGTGAAACAGACTTTGTTGCCAAGAACGATGACTTTTTGGCGTTCGTAGCCAACGTGGCCAAGCTGATTGCGGACAACAACCCCACTGATGTGGAAGCGTTGTCTGCCTTGCCTTTGGGCGAGGGCACAGTTGAATCAGTTCGCGCAGCCTTGATCGGCAAGATTGGTGAAAATATGTCTGTGCGTCGCTTCAAGCGCGTAGAAGCCAAGGGAAGCCTGAGCTCCTATATCCACGGCGGCCGCATCGGCGTTCTGGTGGATTACACAGGCTCAGACGACAATGTGGGTAAGGATGTGGCCTTGCACATTGCTGCAACCAAGCCAAAAGCCTTGCATGAAAGTGGCGTTCCCCAGGAAGACATCGACCGCGAGCGCTCAGTGGCCAAGGCCAAAGCGATTGAATCTGGCAAGCCTGCTGATATCGCTGAAAAAATGGTCGATGGTTCCATCAAGAAGTATCTGAAGGAAGTGGCGCTGTTGTCCCAGCCTTTCGTGAAGGATGACAAGTTGACTGTTGAAGCCATGCTGAAGTCCAAGAACAGCGAAGTGAACAGCTTCGACCTGTTCATCGTGGGTGAGGGTATTGAGAAGAAGGTTAACGACTTCGCTGCTGAAGTTGCTGCACAAGCTGCTGCCGCTGCCGCAGGCCGTTAA
- the rpsB gene encoding 30S ribosomal protein S2 yields MAASMREMLEAGCHFGHQTRFWNPKMAPYIYGHRNKIHIINLEKTVVMLDDALKFVKRLSANRGNILFVCTKRQAKEIIAEEAARCGMPFVDQRWLGGMLTNFKTVKTSIKRLKDMEAIIADGGTERMSKKEALMFARELEKLNQSIGGIKDMPTLPDAIFVCDVGYHKIAITEAEKLGIPVVGIVDTNHSPAGVSYIVPGNDDSARAIRLYARSVADAVLAGRDQAVNDVVDAIKSGDDFVEVSEEGVEG; encoded by the coding sequence ATGGCAGCATCAATGCGCGAAATGCTGGAAGCTGGTTGCCACTTTGGCCACCAAACACGCTTCTGGAACCCCAAAATGGCCCCTTATATCTATGGCCATCGCAACAAGATTCACATTATCAACCTGGAAAAAACTGTCGTGATGCTTGACGACGCGCTGAAGTTTGTCAAGCGCCTGTCTGCAAACCGCGGAAATATCCTGTTTGTTTGTACAAAGCGTCAAGCCAAGGAAATCATCGCCGAAGAAGCAGCACGCTGCGGCATGCCCTTTGTAGACCAACGCTGGTTGGGCGGCATGCTCACCAACTTCAAAACCGTGAAAACTTCAATCAAGCGCCTGAAGGACATGGAAGCCATTATCGCCGACGGCGGTACAGAGCGTATGTCCAAGAAAGAAGCCCTGATGTTTGCTCGCGAACTCGAAAAGTTGAACCAGTCCATTGGTGGCATCAAAGACATGCCAACCTTGCCTGATGCAATCTTCGTATGTGACGTGGGTTACCACAAGATTGCAATCACTGAAGCCGAGAAACTGGGCATCCCAGTGGTAGGTATCGTGGACACCAACCACTCACCCGCTGGTGTTAGCTACATCGTGCCAGGTAACGACGATTCTGCACGTGCGATTCGTTTGTATGCCCGTTCAGTGGCTGATGCTGTATTGGCTGGTCGTGACCAGGCTGTTAACGACGTAGTCGATGCCATCAAGAGCGGTGACGATTTCGTTGAAGTATCTGAAGAGGGCGTAGAAGGCTGA
- the map gene encoding type I methionyl aminopeptidase — MLQLKQEPNKTMNIVIKDVHDIEKMRVAGRLASEVLDFIGPHVVAGVTTEELDKLCHDFMVNVQDTIPAPLNYAPPGYSPYPKSICTSVNHQICHGVPGPKKLKNGDIINIDITVIKDGYHGDTSRMFIVGEGSLAARRLCEITFEAMWLGIEQVRPGATLGDVGAAIQKFAEGFGYSVVREFCGHGIGTKFHEEPQVLHYGRPGTGVKLIEGMIFTIEPMLNAGKREIKEMPDGWTIVTKDHSLSAQWEHTVLVTADGYEVLTVSSGTPANPRLKSQAA; from the coding sequence ATACTTCAGCTCAAGCAGGAACCTAACAAAACCATGAATATTGTGATTAAAGATGTGCACGACATTGAAAAAATGCGTGTAGCCGGCCGACTGGCTTCAGAAGTGCTGGATTTTATCGGTCCACATGTGGTGGCTGGTGTGACCACGGAGGAATTGGACAAGCTTTGCCACGATTTCATGGTGAATGTGCAGGATACCATTCCCGCCCCGCTGAACTACGCGCCTCCGGGTTACAGCCCCTACCCCAAATCCATTTGTACTTCGGTCAATCACCAGATTTGCCACGGTGTACCAGGACCCAAGAAACTGAAAAATGGCGACATCATCAATATCGACATCACAGTGATCAAAGACGGTTACCACGGCGACACCAGCCGAATGTTCATCGTGGGCGAAGGATCTCTGGCCGCACGCCGCCTGTGTGAAATCACTTTTGAAGCCATGTGGCTAGGCATCGAGCAGGTCAGGCCTGGCGCCACACTGGGTGATGTTGGTGCAGCGATACAAAAATTTGCAGAAGGTTTTGGCTACTCAGTGGTTCGAGAGTTTTGCGGTCACGGCATTGGGACCAAATTTCACGAAGAACCCCAAGTCCTTCATTATGGACGTCCTGGCACTGGGGTCAAGTTGATAGAAGGCATGATTTTCACCATCGAGCCAATGCTGAATGCAGGAAAACGCGAAATCAAGGAAATGCCGGATGGATGGACCATCGTCACAAAGGACCACAGCCTTTCCGCACAATGGGAACACACTGTGCTGGTCACGGCAGATGGCTACGAAGTACTGACGGTGTCCAGTGGAACTCCCGCAAACCCCCGCTTGAAATCGCAGGCGGCCTGA
- a CDS encoding [protein-PII] uridylyltransferase, with protein sequence MESVTSQTDLNKLKATVKSELKTLAHQWLTPFTEDTPANSVETALRKRCKAVDNALLSIWKALDMPATYALIAVGGYGRGELFPFSDVDVLILIDSEPDGQNTEKLETFCGSGWDIGLEIGHSVRTPAQCVEEAAKDITVQTALVEARLLFGNIKYFNDLNDNLQKILDVKTFFRKKTLELRQRHAKYHETPYSLEPNCKESPGGLRDLHVISWVSRAANLGNSWAEMAKQGLITPFEAAKLRNNERTLKRIRYQLHVTTGRREDRLVYDVQTQLAESLGYQATTGRRSSEQLMQKYYLAAKAVMQLNTILLQNIELSIFGSNSAPVPIDDEFQETDSLLDIRDNAVFTRNPSAMLRAFIVMQQNPRLKGMSARTLRQLWHDRVKINSQFRKDPANKALFIEFFKQPRGIVHELRRMNEMSVLGRYLPVFRKIVGQMQHDLFHVYTVDQHIMTVVRNLRRFTMAEHAHEYPYCSQLMANFDDHWLLYLAALFHDVAKGRGGDHSVLGEVDARKFCKEHGLNQENTDLVAFLVKHHLTMSNTAQKKDLSDSDVIREFAEIVKTPRNLTALYLLTVADIRGTSPKVWNAWKGKLLEDLYRLSLKFLGGEAPNRRQMLAEQQAEAKRILRLYALSDNVQDKLWAQLDVSYFLRQGASDIAWHSRHLYWRVNAEQPIVKARLSPIGEGLELLVYTRDEMDLFARICGYFDSKNLSILDAKIHTTLHGYALDSFLIQHDSGTEFYRETLSLLEAELQDRLVKRLPLEAPVFGRMSRQSRHFPVRPTVDLMPDEKGNQYLLTISATDRTGLLYSITKLLAQYKVSVQTAKIMTLGERAEDSFLLYGQSLNSQKLQIQLETDLLELLSI encoded by the coding sequence ATGGAAAGCGTGACATCGCAAACAGACCTTAATAAGCTCAAAGCGACTGTTAAATCTGAGCTGAAAACCTTGGCCCATCAATGGCTTACACCATTTACTGAAGACACTCCGGCAAATTCGGTAGAAACGGCTTTAAGAAAACGATGTAAAGCTGTTGATAATGCGCTACTTTCCATTTGGAAGGCTCTGGATATGCCAGCGACTTACGCCTTGATAGCGGTGGGAGGCTATGGGCGTGGAGAGTTGTTTCCATTCTCTGACGTTGATGTTCTGATTTTGATTGACAGTGAACCAGACGGACAGAACACGGAAAAACTGGAGACCTTTTGTGGTTCTGGTTGGGACATCGGCTTGGAAATCGGGCACAGCGTGAGAACACCCGCTCAGTGCGTGGAAGAAGCCGCCAAAGACATCACCGTGCAAACTGCGCTTGTTGAAGCCCGACTTCTATTCGGAAATATCAAATATTTCAACGATTTAAATGACAATCTTCAAAAGATACTGGATGTAAAAACCTTTTTTCGCAAGAAAACACTTGAACTTCGGCAGCGACATGCCAAGTACCATGAAACACCCTACAGCCTTGAGCCGAATTGCAAGGAAAGCCCAGGTGGCCTGCGTGATCTGCACGTGATTTCCTGGGTCAGTCGTGCTGCCAACTTGGGCAACAGCTGGGCAGAAATGGCGAAACAGGGATTGATCACACCTTTTGAAGCCGCAAAGCTGCGCAACAATGAACGCACGCTCAAGAGGATACGATATCAGCTTCATGTAACAACCGGGCGAAGGGAAGACAGGCTGGTTTACGACGTACAAACCCAATTGGCCGAGTCACTGGGTTACCAGGCTACAACTGGCAGGCGATCCAGTGAACAATTGATGCAGAAGTACTACCTCGCAGCCAAAGCCGTCATGCAACTGAACACCATTCTGTTGCAGAACATTGAGCTTTCCATTTTTGGTTCAAACTCGGCACCAGTTCCAATCGACGATGAGTTTCAGGAAACCGACTCCTTGCTGGACATCCGGGACAACGCTGTGTTCACGCGGAATCCTTCAGCCATGCTTCGCGCGTTTATCGTCATGCAGCAGAATCCGCGATTAAAGGGCATGAGTGCGCGCACCTTGCGCCAACTTTGGCATGACAGGGTCAAGATCAATAGCCAGTTCAGAAAAGACCCTGCCAACAAAGCGCTTTTCATCGAGTTTTTCAAACAACCTCGCGGGATCGTTCATGAATTGCGGCGGATGAACGAGATGAGCGTTCTTGGTCGATACTTGCCCGTATTCCGAAAAATCGTTGGTCAGATGCAGCACGACCTCTTTCACGTATACACCGTGGATCAGCACATCATGACCGTGGTGCGGAACCTGCGTCGTTTCACGATGGCAGAACACGCCCACGAGTATCCGTATTGCAGCCAGTTGATGGCCAACTTTGATGACCATTGGTTGCTGTACCTTGCGGCATTGTTTCATGACGTAGCCAAAGGCCGGGGCGGTGACCACAGCGTGTTGGGCGAAGTGGATGCGCGCAAGTTTTGCAAAGAACACGGCTTGAATCAGGAAAACACCGATCTGGTTGCTTTTTTGGTCAAACACCATTTGACCATGTCCAACACGGCACAAAAGAAGGACCTCTCGGACTCCGATGTGATTCGGGAATTTGCAGAGATTGTGAAAACCCCGAGAAACTTGACCGCGTTGTATCTTTTAACCGTGGCTGATATTCGGGGCACCAGTCCAAAGGTATGGAATGCCTGGAAGGGCAAGCTCCTGGAAGACCTTTACCGGCTGAGCTTGAAGTTTCTAGGCGGTGAGGCACCCAACCGTCGTCAAATGCTGGCAGAGCAACAGGCTGAAGCCAAACGTATCCTGAGACTTTATGCGCTTTCGGACAATGTTCAGGACAAGTTGTGGGCGCAGCTGGATGTGTCATATTTTCTGCGCCAAGGTGCGAGTGACATTGCCTGGCACAGTCGACATTTGTATTGGCGGGTCAATGCAGAACAACCGATCGTGAAGGCCCGCCTGTCTCCCATCGGCGAAGGTCTTGAGCTGCTGGTGTACACCCGCGACGAAATGGACCTGTTTGCCCGAATTTGCGGATATTTTGACTCCAAAAATCTAAGTATTCTGGATGCGAAAATTCACACGACCCTGCATGGTTATGCCCTGGATTCGTTTTTGATTCAACATGACAGTGGAACCGAATTTTATCGGGAAACGCTGTCCCTGCTTGAAGCAGAACTTCAAGACAGGCTGGTCAAGCGCCTGCCACTTGAGGCCCCTGTGTTTGGACGCATGTCCAGGCAATCTCGTCACTTTCCGGTTCGCCCCACAGTTGATCTGATGCCCGATGAAAAAGGAAACCAGTATCTGCTGACCATTTCAGCCACAGATCGAACCGGTTTGCTGTATTCAATCACCAAGTTGCTTGCACAGTACAAGGTCAGTGTGCAAACCGCGAAAATCATGACTTTGGGAGAACGGGCCGAAGACAGTTTCCTGCTCTATGGCCAGTCATTGAACTCACAAAAACTGCAAATTCAACTGGAAACAGACCTGCTGGAACTGTTGTCCATTTGA